Within Antennarius striatus isolate MH-2024 chromosome 22, ASM4005453v1, whole genome shotgun sequence, the genomic segment ACCGCAGAAATAACAGGGCAAACATGGGGGTTGTTCCCATCTCCTGTTCAAACAGGGAAGGGCTCCTCGCCATATTTAGACATTTTCAGTGTGGTTTCTTCTTTGAGTTAGCTTGTACCTGCTACAAGCTGCTTGTTAAATGTCGCACTTTTGGGTTTACCTACTCAGGACATAGTTAAAAATGTCTTTCCACTTTGTACGAAACAGACTTCAAGACTGTCAATGCACTTTAAGCCCGTTTACAGCCACTTTCTATGCTTTTAACTTTCGCCTTTTGCCCTAGCTCGATGCAGTTTGGTGTCTAGCCTGCTTTCGCCTCATTGGGTGGTCGCAGACCAAACCGTTTGAGTCCCGTGGTTAATCTCCACCAGCACACAGACTTTGAGTTTCCAGCAATTCTCTCCTCTATAATCTAGAACCCGTGAAACCGTTCTGCGTTTGCACGCCTCCATGTTTTGTCACGTTAGAATCCAACAAAGAGGAAGTGACTAGAAAGCACGTGTTGCTCTCTTAATTGTTTAGTTTACTTTCCCAGACCGTGCCCTCCAATCAGTCCGGTCATCTATGTAAGACTCGGACAAAGCCGGAGctgtgttgccatggcgagGGATTGTTTGCATCCAGTCATgctgcatacaaacacacacacacacacacacacacacacacacatactctgcAGCATGCTCTTTTGTCTGCGCACCAGTGGACCCACTTCCTGCCGCCTCGACTCCCTTGTTGCGTTAAAAATTGGCCTCTGATTGCATCACCATGTGTTGTTGAAGCTCTGCTGCTTTGAGACGTCACGACTTTTTGACACCGAGTTCCTCTGATCACGTTGTATTGTCAGTTAAGACCGGAAAAAGATTTAATACCTGGTGTTGTTAACATGATTTGCCTCGAAGGCTGTTGGAAAAACAAGCCAAGGTCGGGGCTTCAGACCTGATCAATGAGTTTGTTAAAGTTAAATTAAGATGGACTGAGCTgaagaaagacaggaaatgaagtcTTTCCTgggtgttttacatttaaacccACAGTTGTTTTCATGCTCATCTCAGCGACATTGGAGGGTCTGTTGTCGGTCCATCTTTGAGGAACTGCTGAGGAACGCAGACCCGTAAACACTTCAGCCTCTCCTAACTCTGCCTTCCTGTGGCATCCTGGGAATGAAACTTCAGGAGAGGCCGACTGAAGTCACAACTAAGTTTAGCTCGATGGTTCACAACCCAGACTACACTGTTCACGTCTGGAATGGCTGTAGCAAAAGTTGTCCGACAACAGGGGCTGGTTCTAGTAACAGTCATCGAACTTTTAAGTTCACTACGACAGAATTAGCTCTGCTAGTCTCTACAGACAGAAATAGAGACAATGCTTTGTCCTTATTGTGAGCGTCTCGTCTGCAGCCGCTCTTTGAGGGTCGGTTGCTGGAAGTTGTGagaagcagggtacactccgaACGCGTCGCCAGCGCATCGCTGAGTCACATGAACGACgaacaaacactcacacctatggacaatttagtactgaccaattcacctacttttcatgttttctgaggtgggaggaagtcggagaacccaggcagacacagggagaacttacaaactctgcacagaaaggactcgaacccggtatcttctttctgtgaggcgacagcgccacTCACCGTGAAACGCATACTATAGTcttgggttgttgttgttgttgttttggggttttttttcaaatttttcaaaTTGAGATTAGCGTTCCTGTTAACGCTAAGAGTCCAAAGGAGCAGCTGAGGCTGATCAGGTTCTGTGATTCACACAGGAATTCGATTAGGTGGACATTGATAAGCTTGAAGCCAGTTTGGCTTTTCCAGGTCACAGAATATAAACCCCGTGGACTTGAGTTCATCCAGAGCTTTTTGTCGGACACGGTTTGTCGGTCCTGAGAAATATCTGAAGTAAACACGCCTGTTTAATGTAATCTTTAAATAACAGACTACACTGCGAGATTACTGATACATGCATCTGATGAGTGTGATCATTATCCGTGAGGTGTGAATGGCTCCAGTGTGACTTCTCACACTGATGTGAGGCTAACGCTGGTGGTCCGTGAGGGGGGGAGAGGTTTCCCCAGCTTGTGTCAAATGGTTTTACCTCAGTGTGGTTTCAGCTGCGACCATcgttgaattaaaatattaaaatatttcaacccCCGCCGTGAAATTTTTAAAGCCGTCGACACCTCGTCCGTTAAAGAAGATCCGTTAGAATATGATCAGGCTGGAACTCTCAAACTTTCTGAAGTATAATGGCGCTTTTTCACCTTCACTCACACTTTCTCCTTAATTtgaccccctcctctctctctcctcatggGTATGGTCTCATTTACTGGGTTCAGATGTATTCCATCATAGCTGTCTGCAGTTACAAATCATCCcattttgggggggttttgcCCTTACCAGATGTCTTCAGTGCAACATAAAGCAGACTCAGTGGGGAAAAGCCTTCAAGGGGAGGGGGAGCAGAAGTTAAATTGCAGGAGGATTGGGAGTCCCACTCCAGCTGGGATGAAGATTGAATAGCTACGGGTTCCCCCATGAGATACGAAAGTCAAGGATCCGAATCTCAGCTGATGGCTGAAGTTGGAGGAGAAAGGACTGCAGACGTCAGAGCATTgggctctgcccccccccccccccccccgccgcccgcCGCCCTGTTGCTGGCCCATTGTGGCCGTCTTGCCAGGTTGATAATGACTGCTGCACCACCGAGGCGCTTGTGTCAGCAGTTTGGAGCAGCCCTCATTCTGCGTGCATGAGACCGCTGTAAGCTTTCCTGCACTGACACcagcaaatgaaaaatatattggATCGGATAATCACTGTGCCACCAGCGGGTTCTCAGGGCAATTCATCAGCAAAACTCCACAAGGACACATGTTGCTAGTGGATAGCCCACAGGAAGCTAAGATGATGGCTTTTCCCAGTCGTATTCTAATAACCGTACAGTTTCAGACAGTGTTAAACAAATGACACCACAAGTAAATACAATTTTGTTCAAAGAAGTGAAAGTAAACTATGCTACTGTTTGCTGGGGATCTTTTTCGTCCCCTGGGCCCcattgtatagaaaaataatttcgTTAAGTGTGAGAAAGAATTAATAGTAATAGAAGAGTtgaattttaattcaattttattgtgaaaatttaATATTCTGTCATTACTTTTTGCCAAAAATGATCTGTAATTCACTTATTTGGCCGTTTGGGGGCAGTGCAGCAATTTGTAAGTACACTTTTCACACATTAGCCTCTTATATAGTTTATAGTGTTGACGTTCCTGCAAACAGTCGCTTACTTATTCATACGGAAAACTGTGTGGAcattagtttgtgtttgtgtttttggccACCTGGAAAATATCCATTACTCACTTTAATCCTTGGCTCCGGTTTTGTTTCCTCCTGATGGAAATATCGTCCTCTTTAGTTGCTAAATGCTCCACTTTTACTCTGCCTCCTGTTTAGTGTTAGCAGGTGATGTATGGTGGGGGTTTAGCGCTTTAATCAGATGCCTAATGCAGCTGGAAGCAACACTGATGAAGGCAGTAAAAATCTGTGAAGTTGTGCATCCTGAATCCAAAGcaagcaacaataaaaaaacgATGAAAAAAGCTCCACAGACCTGATGGGAACTGcagtcatttttttgtgttttcattcatttttaaatatgtattcatgcactgatcattgtttttgttttttttcccctttaagGATGGACTTAACATCAGCTTCCCTTCACGGTGCGGAGGAATGAAGGCCTCTGAATGAAGGCCATGGAGCTGAAAGTGTGGGTGGACGGAGTGCAGCGAATCGTGTGTGGGGTCACCGAGTTCACCACATGCCAGGAAGTGGTCATCGCTTTGGCGCAAGCCATCGGTAAGCTACAGGTTTGCtcgggggggatgggggggtggattCTATTACAAGCGTAGGAGAAATTAAAGTAAATGACTTTTGGTTGCATGTTCGGGAATTTACAGTTTAATGTAAGtacacaaaaatggaaaaactcaAAGTCCATTGAACGCAATTTTGAAATCCTCTCCATGTGATTTCTAcactgaaacccccccccccaaagtggtttaaatcatattttgtcCAGCATAAATCCCtgcagagatttttttcttgGATGCCGGTTGGATATCTGCCAGGCAGGTTGTCAGACGTGCTGCAGATGATATATTGCACTAAAATTAAAAGTGACTAGAAGGCACAAAGAGATTTTCACCACAAGTGGTCTGCAGAAAAAACAAGGTGAGTCATGCTGCAGGCTTCAGTTTATTCCTGCACACCGTCTCCGCTGCCAATGTGGACTGTGTTGCACATATGGCGGTGGATTTTTATGATACGACCGCTTTAAAATGAGAGTTATGTTCTGTTTATAATGGTTCTCTCGCTGCCTACTGCAGATAGATGCTTTTAGAGCTAAAACATATGTCATTCACAGCGACAGTGCAGCGGGAGTTACGGCGTTCCCTCGCCTTTGTGTTCACTGTGCCTTTTGTCCAGACCAGGACACTTTGATGTGAATGGTCCAGTGATGAATGCACCTCTTTTACAAGGAACCCTTATTGTCaaaggagaggggggggaggtGAGGGTAGGATGGGTACTGTTTTACTTTTATCTATACGTGCACGGACAAGAATGCAGGCGCGGAGCACTGGACCATTGAACGTTGTCCTTTTCCCAACACAGTCGCTGTTTGTTGAGTCGACTGTTCCCACTGtaaagtccttttttttttaactcaaatgATTCTTTGAAACGACCAAAGCAGCACGAGCGTGGGAGAGTTGTGTCAGAATACAAAGGATCTATAAAGTGGTTTTTATCAGTGAGCTCTTTTATTTACGACACAAGTCGGAACAGGCTTTGCCGTTTCTGAAAACATTCCATGTCTTGGACAAAAATTGGACTTTATCAAGCAAGTTTGGGCCCTCATGACACAAGTTAGTTTTACTTCAGAGAATAGTTTCATGCTTGACAGCATCTCTCAAAAATCTTGAAATTCAACCTTcacttttgagtttttttttagcCTCAGTTGCCGAAGCATTCAGCCAGAACATGTTTCTGCCTCTTTCCCCCAAAGTCATTATCCTTTATTTTGACAGTTAAGTCTTTCATCCagagcaaaaatgaaaagaaatgctcGGAAAAACTCCTTTTGAGTCTTTGTCTCAGGTCGCACTGGCAGGTACACTCTGATCGAGAAATGGCGTGAAACGGAGCGCCACCTGGCCCCCCACGAGAACCCTGTGATTTCCCTCAACAAGTGGGGCCAGTATGCCAGCGACGTCCAGCTCATCCTCCAGAGGACCGGCCCGTCCGTCAGCGAGCGGCCCACTTCCGACGGGCAGACCCACGTCCCGGAACGCGGCTTCTACCGGCAGAGCCTCCCGCCTCTGGCCAAGCTCCGTCTGTCGGGGATCGACCGCTCTCTCCGACGACGAGAACCCAAACGCAAGTCCCTCACGTTCACCGGCGGGGCGAAGGGTCTGCGAGACTTGTTTGGGAAGAGCAGAGATGCTGAAGGTAAGTCTGCTTCCCCCTTTCTTTAAAAAGTCTTTCTCCTGGTTTTTCAGTCTTCACTCTTTCTCCCCTCCTGCAGCCAAACGGCCGCAGCAGGACGGCGTGAACCTCAACCTGCACAGAGTTGGAGGTGTTGGGGTCACGTCTGTTCCTGGGAGTCCTGCCAAGGACCTGAACCGGCTGGTGCAGCTCCAGAGAGACAAACTTCAGGCCCTGCAAAGCCGTTTGCTGGGCTGCCAGGCCGAGATGCGAGACTGGGAGGAGTCCGCTGGCGAGGCCAATGAAGTGAGCACACACTTGGGCTACTGATGTGTGGATCTATAGTCTAAAACCATGTCTTCAGATCCATTAAGGGTCACGTTGCCATCACTGATGCACAGTTGCAGTAAGCTAATTCTTTTCTAAGCACATAAGAGCTTTATTTCCTGTCTATTAATGTCGTGAGTGCTTTTGAAACTGTTTTAATCTTCTTAGCCCATAAGTGTGGCGACCTCTTTACGTTTGATTTCATTACTACCTTCTCTTTGGGGCGAGAAAGTTCTCCTGTCGAgccatttaaaaaacttttttttttgctcgctTGACCCAGGAAGGaaacctggaggaggagctgctgcttctgGAGCAGAAGGCGAGGAGGAACGACgcagaaatggaggaggaagagttctGGCAGAATGAGCTGCAGATCGAGCGAGAGGCCGAGAGGCAGCTTCGGGAACGTCTGGCCGAGCTGCGGGGAGGCGTCCGCGACTGCGAGGCCAAGCTGTCCGAATACTTAGCGCGTATTCAGGTGAGGCTAACACGCATGCGGGTAGATTTTTATCATGATGAGATTTTTTGTGAAGATTTTGCATGTGCCAGATATAATTTGCTGTTTATTATGTCTTCGTAGAGCATGGAGGCaggcctggaggaggagcggctgcagcaggaggcCCAGCTCAACCAGCAGGTCAATGAGGCTGAGGTAAAATAGCCATGCTGACACCTCTGAGTGCCTGTCCAAAAATgtataatgaatttatttttcagaggATCAGTAAAATATTAGAATTTTCTTCAAACCAggcttcatttaaatgtttaaaaaaaatttttaaacattttttacattttagatgCTATTGTAGTGGTCAAACAAACGCAGGAAAGAAgcaagttacaaaaaaaaaaaagcacgtaGAAAATGTTGCTTAGGCTTAGCTAGGCTAGATGTAGACTTTTGGTCCTagtgcaataataataataataatcttgtTTAGGAAGGAGGTGATGGGAGATTTTTCAAATGCAAAGCAAAAAGTGATCCATGATATCAGAACGTCATTTTTACTGGAAAGAAACTTCTGGAGTTGTAGCCTCCTCTATCTTCACTCCGAGAACCAGTTTTCTTTTGCCCATTTCTCTTGACAGGTTGTAATGACTATTGGCTCTCTCCCTTACTTCCTGTCTGGGTTTCAGATGCAGGCACAGCTGGAGAAAGCCAGGGCCGAGTTGGAAATGCAGAGCCAGCACACGGCGCGGCTGGAGAGCAGCTGCAGGGCGCTGGAACACTCGCTCGGCCAATCCGGAAAGAGATTGCAGGTCAGCTCAGGTCCAACtgtccattttttattttcgaCTTTGCTTTGTGCGGAGGATACTGAAGTTTTATTTCAGAGAAATGCTCCTGGAAAAGTTGGTGTGACTTTTGGACTGGGCTGAGTTTGAAAATCTAATCCTCTGTACGCCAAAGGAAACCTAAGTTTGTTAAGTTGTGGGCAGTGAAGCAAAGTTTAATCTCTACCTTGCAGGGATGCGTGGCGGATCCTCGGCTGCATGCATCCTGGTGGAAACTCAAGTCAGGGTCCGGTCGGGTGTGGGAAGAGTGAGATAATGAGAAGGGGGAGCAGAGGAGAGCGTTACGGCATTCTTCAGCTGATTAGAATGGGGCCTGAATAAGTGCAAAATCCCTTCCCTGCAGTTGCATAACTGTCATTTTCCACCTCATCGAGGTCACTGTATTCACAATCCAGCAGCTAAAATCAGTCGCGCTATCAAAATTTTCTAATTCTGATTTTTACAAGATTAAATCTGTAGACATGTCTTATTATTTTAACGGTGCATTTTCATTCCAATACAGGACAAAGagcaggagctggagctgcTAACAAAAGAGCTCCGGCAGGTCAACCTGCAGCAGTTCATCCAGCAGACCGGTACCAAGGTCACGGTGCTTCCTGCTCAACCCGCAggagtaaacaacaacaacaacggtgTGTATACAAACAGATCCGAATGCACACAAACCAGCAAGAGCAGACTGTTTCTAGTGTGACATGTTAGCATCACCATGTCAAAGTCGCTAATTTGACACATTCTGAGGGGCTTTACGTCACATGTGTGTACACAGTGCCACCTAGAGGTCACAGTGAGAATGACATGCCAGAATGACTGCAACCTGCAGCCGAGGCTTTATAACAACTTAAATATGTAACCCTCTGTAGTTTGGTGTAGCATTCTTAATGCAAAAACAAGTATATAATCAAAGGTATTCATAGCAATTCAAATAATTTGTGCTTACTCCTGTAACCTGTAGATTCTAGAGTTATTTCATTCTCAATTGAGTTCATCTTTTGTTGCAGATGTGGAGTCAAATTCTTTGAAACGACTCGGCTCATCCCGTCTCTTCCCCAGCAACCTCCGTACTCTCAAAAGCACCGTGTCCTCCAGCCTCAACCCCGAAGGCATCTACGTTTGACCCCAAACTGTCCAGGAGGTGTCGTCCCAGTGGCAGGAGAGACTTGATATTACCACAGCTGTTCTTTTGGAAGTCATCAAACTGCTGAAATTACAAAGTGCAACACCCAAGTTATGGGGGAAGTTGGCAAAATACACAGCCTGGAGGATTCACGTCTTtggacatcttttttttccccccaccttGCTAAGACAGAGACTCAAACTGATGTCAGCATCCAATCTAACTTTTAATTTACCATCAGGGTGAACGAGGATTCTCAGTCTGCAAAATGCTCCATTTtctctgcattaaaaaaatggtCAAACTCTTTTGCTGACAGCAGAGGCTTCAGCCAAACAGAACATTATTAAATCAAGAACAGGAGAGACTGAACGGATGCGACGTTTGGACCCAAGTAAGCATTAGCCACACCTGTGCTATAACCTCAGCCATATCCGGTTGCCTTACTCTGGTGTTGTCAAAACCAGAGGCTGATGAGTCTAATGTAGCGACAGAACTATGcgccatataaataaaaacacctaGCATCTATTCAGGTTATGCCGATTTGTGGTAACTGATGTCAGTATGActttacttcctgttctctcttATAAATACCAATCATATTTCTCTTAATGTCTCTtaaaatgaaggagaaaaacatCTCTCATATCATATAGTGGATGTAAGAGAGCTTTGAGCCTGCAGTTCTAACGCAGCCTGGAAATTTTGCCAAAACAAAAGACGTCGTACTCTGTCTGACCACCAGGTGGCGACAAAATATGTATTATTCGGACAGGTGGAAGCAGGTGCTGGTCTGATGTGGGCTGTAGGTTCGTTTTGGTGGGTTTTATAGATGCATATGACTGTGCAGAATAATCTGAGGTGCCACTTAGATCATTAAGTATGCAACATGTTTCACTGTGTTCATCAGGCAGGGATTAACACAAGCAAACCTGTGTTCTCCTGTctgcatctcttttttttttacgttaaTGAACTAAAGATGTCTCATATGAACCAAAGCTAGTGTGAAAACATTAATAGTTAGATGAATGTACTTTCAATGTATGCAACTTGTGCCAGTGAAGTCTCTTAATAGTTACGGTTTGTTAGTCAATGCCAGATGAAATTTTGTGTTGCATCAtcaaacagaagagaaaaaaattgagttTGAAAAGACTGGGATTACAACTAAGACAAAGTTAACagtaaaattcaaacaaaatacGTAAAAAGGACTCAAATTTCCCAAATTATggatttttaattacatttttacaatgaACTACATTTTTCAAAGTAATTTTCTTCATTATACAGTAGAGGAATTCCATAAAGTGCTGCTTAAGCCATATTTTTCACCATATTTTACTATTATACTAAAGTTTATTCAAAGTTTTTATCCAGTTCAGTTTCAGATTAGATGTACAAACTATAATTTAcacataaataatgatttatttaaaattaagcaTTGCCAACTGTTATGCAAAAAGAGACTGCTTTTACTTTCGGTACTAAAtgaagattatttttatttttgaccgAATTTCAATTTCTAAGATGTTTTCCAATACAGACAAATTTTGTGTATTTGCCTTACatctcaaaaactttttttgcccATTGCCAAACTCAAACTTGTTATGTCCAGCGTTTTCCAGTGTGAAGTAAAATCGCTCACACATTTCACAAGCTCAGTATCTTATTGACCCACATTGGAGTGCATAAAAAAGCTCATGTTTGCGCGATAACGAAGCAAATTCCTCCCTCTGGCGAGAAgcatcttttttgttgtttgctcTGCAGCGGAAAACAAACCCAGGGGGGATTCACATCACAACTTGGCAAAGTGTTCTCAGAAATTGTTTAGTCACAGAAGTTTTCCTCGTCTCCTTCTCGATCAGTATGCAGAATTATCATCATGGCAACAACGTCCTCCGTGTCTGAGACTGAAAACCGCTAATAAAGGGATCTCTGTCTCTGATATTGTGAATAATGGCGCTCCTTCCTGAAAAACAATGTACATAATGTCTGCAGGACACATTGCTCTATATAAGTAGAATAAAGTCTGAAATACGAGTGCTAGAAAGCTTAGATTCAACTAGACAACTCTGTGTGCATGCACTAATGTGAGATTGGTTTATCTGGACACCTCATTAGTAGCTACTGAGGATGCAAAAATTCATCTGTGGTTTCTTTTTTCGCTTTGTTGTGTCCCCTTTTTTTTGCCTTGTTGACATTTAAACAAGTCTGAGCTTTTCTAAAGAGCAGGCAGATGATGTAAGCCAGCAGGtaaaaaatggttaaaattGCACATTCATTTCTTGCCTTTTCATATAATTTTGTCAAAGACAACATCATTAAAGAGATGTCTATGTTGCATTGAAACATGACAATAAGTGGACCGGCATTGTTGTTTGTATCATTTTCCCGCCTCGTACTTTGAGACAACCAATAATTTGCTTCCTTTGTGCCATCAGTAGGGCTTTCCAATGAAAGTGCACATAGAGACGAGATGATGGAGCCATTATGGAATCAGCCATCAAGGGGCTTTGAAAGCTATTCTACAAATGATGCAGCTCAGGGATATTTGAAGGAGAATTACCCCCAACAGGAATGGGCAGGAAGTAAAAATGGATAGCTGTTGTTCACGGCGTTGGAAGCGGTTTGACAAGTTAAATCATATATTTGCTGTCAAGGGAACTCCCTGACAAGTTAAATGTGTAGCATTGGCTCCTAGATACAAAAATAGACTTAGATATTTTATTCTGAGATGGATGACGCTTTAAGTGTTCCTGGCCCCTAGTTGATCTCCAGCTGGGGTCAGTTGAAGCAACTGGTTTTGCCCTGGCAGCGTTTCCACACCCTGCTGGTTAGATGAACTGTTCTCTGCCGACATCACTGACTTGCACTAACTCAATATTTAGTACTTTTTAAATGGAATATGTTGTGTTCTTTACTTAcaagttcacttcctgtttgtttgtttttctctttcagatTTGATCTTTTATGTTCTTTTGGTAATGAATCATTGACATGTAATCCGATGTATTAAtaatgtaaaagaaataaatgcatAGAATGGATTTACAAAAGTGCCAGAAATGAATAAACTGCTATACAGTGTTgaaagctgttttgttttttcttatttaacagAAAATTTAAGAATAGAAAACAAGATTGTTgatatttattgtctttataATGGTAGCGACTACAtaggctaacattagctaacattgAAATCTTGAGAATGAGAAATATAAAAGGGTAATTTATCCACAGTGTATTTCTTAGCTGGCCAGAAAAACTAGCTTACTCTCATGCTCATCTCTATATGTTGATGACCTCTTGACCTTTCCAGCGGGGACTCCGCCTCCAGCCCATGTCAGCTGGGATgtgctccagcaaccccacaaTCCTGCACGGGATGAGAgaatggaagatggatggattgctGTCATTACTGTGCAAACTTTCCTAAATCCCCGTGGGTGCGCTAATCCTGGCACACGTTGCCAATGAGACTACTGTACCTTT encodes:
- the rassf8b gene encoding ras association domain-containing protein 8b — protein: MKAMELKVWVDGVQRIVCGVTEFTTCQEVVIALAQAIGRTGRYTLIEKWRETERHLAPHENPVISLNKWGQYASDVQLILQRTGPSVSERPTSDGQTHVPERGFYRQSLPPLAKLRLSGIDRSLRRREPKRKSLTFTGGAKGLRDLFGKSRDAEAKRPQQDGVNLNLHRVGGVGVTSVPGSPAKDLNRLVQLQRDKLQALQSRLLGCQAEMRDWEESAGEANEEGNLEEELLLLEQKARRNDAEMEEEEFWQNELQIEREAERQLRERLAELRGGVRDCEAKLSEYLARIQSMEAGLEEERLQQEAQLNQQVNEAEMQAQLEKARAELEMQSQHTARLESSCRALEHSLGQSGKRLQDKEQELELLTKELRQVNLQQFIQQTGTKVTVLPAQPAGVNNNNNDVESNSLKRLGSSRLFPSNLRTLKSTVSSSLNPEGIYV